DNA sequence from the Solea solea chromosome 12, fSolSol10.1, whole genome shotgun sequence genome:
AAAAGCGTGTTTTTTGAGCTACACTGCTTGAAGCTCGATTAAGTTGGCTTTGAATAACAAACTGcccaagaaataaataaatacaccaacAAAGCAAATGCTACATgtaaaatgattacatttaagATAAGGGCTctgttggaaaacaaaaaaagaactgtATCAATACTAAGGTGTGTATTTGAAAATCTGCTAGACATTTTGTTATGAGGTTTATAAAATATCtattatatatttgttattGATATCTACTTTCTAAAACGCAACATAAAAAGTGCTGTGAATAAATCTCGAGTGGAAATTCCAGGAGCTTTGAGTAGCAAATCTCCACCAGCTGGCTGAGTAAATGTACCTGATTGTCGCCttggaggaaggagaagaaattCAGATCTGCAAGAAAGAAAAGTCCAGTCATTCATTCAGTTCAGAACATTCATCATATCTGCAGTAACTAACTGATCaacaaacaaacgtgtgttGGTATTAAACTTGCATGTCTTGTGTACACTGAGAGAAAGATGATCCTGAAACGTCATCccttcaaaatttgactaaactGGTGGAGATAAGGGATATCATTTAGCTTTAAGGTAGATGACAGGTCTACCTGGCAGGTCACTGGCTGTGTGATAGTAGTGGCGGTAGTCCTGGATAAGAGGTGGAGGCGGAGGAATGTAGCTCGTCTCCACAGGAGGCATGCTGGGAGCTCTGGCCACAGGTGAGGCCTGGCTGTGTAGGTTCATGGCTCTGAGAGGAAACAACAAGCATCCAGTTAATGAGAAACAGGGCTGTAACACAACAACCTCAAGTTTGTGGTTTGAAGACTCACCCCTTGTTTGGAGGTGGAGAGACGGGTGACAGGGAGGGACAGGGCCTTTTAAGAGGTGGCTCATCCTCTAATTCGTCTTCTGAGGAACTGTCCAGTGTCAGGTCAATCACATCAACCTTCTTGTTGTTATCACTAGATGATCCCCGTTTTTGCTCATGTGTTTCTGTTCGAGACAAATCTAAATAAGGACATCAAAGTCACACTCTGCCCACAGATCACAACGAAGAGCACACTTGAAGAATGTGACATATGTGTGCTGCATACAGCTGCATATACCATTGTATGAAGCAGACACTTCCTGCACCTCTTTCTTTGACCTCATAGGGGACCAGTTTCCATCTTCTTTAAATTGGATTTCATCACAATCAGAACAACTATTCAAGATTTCCATAAACAACCTGTGAAAACAGCAAGACGTTTCAGTccagttttaaaataatgtcttttctctttttaatttgccatgtgcatgttctccctgtgtgtgcgtgtgggttttCCCCAagtactccagtttcctccttTTTGTTTCAGATTCGTCTTTTTAAGTTTATGATACGAGGTGCATTTTCACAGACCTGGTCAACATATCTAACCTAACTCTACCAACAAGATGGatacattaacacacatttttttcaaagtgGAATCAATCGGTAGATAAAGCAATGTTGTGCTCACCCATCAATAATGAGGTGTTCATACGGTGCCTTCTTGTCGCAGACTGGACAGACCCACGTCGGTTTCTTCTCATTCATTTGGATGTAAAGTGTGGCAtcaaaacactgaaggtgtGAGCATGTAATCGCTCTGCAGGGAATTGTCAACCTCATCTTCCCCAGCTttaaaagaaaccacaaaagaaACATGTCACTTCAAATATCACTAAATTCAGTTATAAACATCACAAACGCAATGGCAGTCCCCCACTAATGTGCAAGCTGTTTACAGATCAGTTcttgacaaacacacaggcttttttttataaacagcaTAGTGAAGAGAAGTCTTTACTGGGCAAAGGAGAGACACTCGTAGACTGGTGGTGGCAATCTCGCTCTCTGGATCAGCGGTCAGTTTCTCTTTAACTATgagaaagaacaagaaaaatactaattttaaacacattaataaaGATGGTTTGAAAAGCAATATgctaaataattcaaaaaccTCCTAATTAACAATATGCACACGTGATATTGGACTGTATATCTGCCCTGCAACTACAAATCACTGAATAATACCACAGTTATCTGAAGTGCCAATATTTAAGATAAGAAAAGctgtttattcaaaataaataaagacataaatgcAAGCTGTATTACCTGAAAATGGTGTAACAacataatatgaataatatatttatttatttacatatatactgtacatgttacCATAACTGATCAAATATGCTGGGATTCAACACGAGGCTTCACATGGAGGTTTTACAAAAGAAttaacagagagaaaaccagatTTTATTGAATGGCATGCATTATGTGACTTCCTTACTGATATAGCGGCATGTTCTATGTTTTTCGAACAAAAAGTGGTTCCTTACTCAGAGCTCTTGAGTGGTCAGGGTTCCTAGTTCCTTTGCCCCGTAGTCTTTGCAATAAAACTGCAGATGACTGCTGTCTCACCAAATAAACGGCCATGGAAAAACTCTGACCAAGAAATAACAAAGAGTCAGAAGGTCATAATGAGATGACATTCACCCAGAGGAACGTCTATGACTATTGTTTCATAAAACCATGCCAACGTTTTAATATGAATGTTCTTACCCTGCCGATTTCTGAAGTCCATGACACCACAATGGTGTTGGGGACTGTGGTGGACAGTCGGACAAGTGAAGTTAAATTAATTGGACGACTGGGCCTTTTTGGTTCAACTCCATTTTTGGTGGGAGGAAGATAACCCTGCAGGCAAAACATCAAACGTCAGTGATTGCCAGTAAATGGTGGTGCTACATAGTCAAAGACTGACTGTTGAAACAATTGCCCCTTGGGGacgaataaagtatttctattctattctattctattctaacagAGGCAGGACTCACCGGGAGATTACAGGGTTTGCCGTTCACCTTTACACACAGATTAGGGGGGAAGTGATCCTCCTGTGGACAGCTTGTTTCTGATAAACAAAACCTAAAATACATGTTATAAGTAAAGTTAGTATTAAGTTTCAATGATAGGAAATTAATGCGCAAAGTAATGTGCTTCTGTTGCCATTCAAAAAAGTTTGGCTCATTTGCTTATTTAACCATTTCAGTAGTGAAAGACTGTATACAGTTACTTCAAACTTGAGCAAAAGCTGAACCACTAATCAATACAAGTAAATATGCAGTACATCCTGATGACACGTTTTACAGTCTGAAGAAGACTATGGCAATTAGATATACCTTAACTGGACTTGAACAGCAAAGTCACATTTGGTCCCAGATATGTCCCTAAAGAGTAAAGAAAGAAGTTAGGTCAGACCAGACACAGCAGCTAAAACAGTGAgtctttgatttctttttgctGTTAACTGTAAATGGGTACTATTGTTAGAATGCTTTTACTTCATAGTATGTGTTATTCCCTCCCATCTCATTTGAAGCTAAAGACAGATTACATATTTCTCACTTACATGGAGCTGCTAATCTGTTGAACTTGGTGTGGTGTTAATGCAAAGGCATAACATGATTCCTGGAACCGCTGACCATTGTCTGAGGCTATGGAAATAAATCATAAACAGAACAAGACAATCAGGTGACAAACCATCATAAAACTCTGTACATGTGAACATTTACAGAGTACATTTCCAAGTCGTGGATCAGATATCTGTGGTCACAATATTCCTTCATTCAGCAAATGAGACACAAGACATGTTATCAATGGACACAGAGCTTAGCGAGAAGGGAAGGATTTACCCAAACTAGTTGGCTTAATGAGCTCATCCAGTACGTCGTAAAAAGGCAGTCTCTGGAGTTTGACATCAGGGTGTACCGGATGCAGGGCAGAGGGGAGGTGAGGCAGACTTAACTCATGCTTAGGCCCAAGTAAAGAGACAGGGAGAAGAGGTGACGGGGAACCGTGGCTGTCAAACCCCAGCTGGGCAAGGCCAGCAGGTAGGCTGGAGGCAGAATGCACACCAGGTAGAGCAAGGTCCACTGGTGAAACCATTTTGGTTGGGAAGCGCCGTCTGTAGAGCTCCTTGATTTTCATCTGCACAGCAGGACTGCAACCAACCTTGACTAGGTGAAGAGCTTTGGTCAAAAGTTCATGTTTGCGCCCGTGCTTATTCCGCCCTGCATATCCCAACAACACCTGGAGCTCCGAAACTCGAAGGCTCATTACCATTTGCTGGTGAAAAatggagagtagaaaaatggtCTGTTATAGGATGGAAAACATGTTTCTGCTCTGATGTAAAGAAagaggttttcttttcttacacGTTCTAAGTCATTaaataggttaaaaaaaatattgtttaaaacaTTATCATTGATGCTGTTTTGATTCAAATTTTCCACTATCCTTCAAATTGTCTAAATCCCTAGCATTTCTGCTATATGAAAAGGAATAATGGATATTTCCTTTGAAGTCTATCCCACAAATATTCCAACCAAAGCCAAATATTGTGAACCTCTTGATAAACCatactaaacacacacagaggactaTTTTCGCAGAGACAGCCAGAGACTTAATTTATTAAGCGCCAGTAcctgctgctgtgaaaataCAGGCTGCTGATCAAAAAGCATCAAAAAAAGCCATCAAAAAATTAAATCCAACACAGCCTTTTTGAGAAGGTGTGAGAGAAATATTATTTCAGCTTACCATCACAAATTATTGTGTGATGTTGCATTACACCACAGGAGAATTGTATTATTCtccacaaaacaacaattatcttacacagcaaaaataattgttttgtcAATTCACAACAACATACCAAGCATTACATTGTAAAATGCACTCAAATTTAGCTCTACCTACCTTATTTGACTGCACAAAACCTTGTTTGTTTACTATTACTGCCAACACAATTCTGCGAGGATATGTTGTACCAAAGAGGATCGGACACTGAATTTGTGATAAAAGCTTCTATGCCTTTCAAATGTTTAATGTAATTGGCAGATGTTCTATGTATTTTTGCCTTTAATCGGACAATGACTTTGTAGTGAAGTCTAGTAAAACGTGTGCGATTTATTATTTGACAATCAAAGATAAAAACTGTTTCGTGATGGTATCGATTGTTAATGTTTATTGATTACCAGGAGACAGCACAACATGGCTAACAGAGCATGTGTCATCTGTCTGAAACACGTAGAATTACACTACTAACCACCAACACCAAAGATACCCAGACTGTCGAttgatattacattttaaggcttATCATCGAATCGGGTCATAAACAACGTTGGCGTTGATGGAAGCAAAACAGTGGCTGCCTTCCAGGGAATAGACAGAGCCCGTTTTTCATCAGACACTGCGGTCTGCCCGGTGAACTGACGATAGTGTCATGCGTGTAACACTACAATGCTGTGGAGTTCAACACCGCTGACAAAGAGGTGGCTTTGGTTTTTTTCACAAAAGCAAAATGTGGCCTTATCTGCAGGTGAGCCGCTCAGCAGGGACAGTCTAACGCAGCGTCTGCAACAATAACAAAGCTAATGCTAACAAGCTAGCCAGCCAGCTAACACTCTGTCTGGCCTCGTCTGCTTCGCTGTTGTGTTGGAATATGCTTGGTTAACAACACGCTTTGGGTCTCGACTGACAAGTAATACTGGTGCTATGGTTTGAGAATGAAATATCGCCCTGTGACACGTCTATTTGACAAGCTATGATAGAGGCTACCGTTACCTTCAGTTCCGCACTCTCCGCCATCTTCTTGCACTGGCTGCGCATGCGCAAAGGCCACCCTCCAGGGACACTCGATTCAAACTTGTCTGTCGCTTCCCAGtaacagacagcagggggcgctgctgtAACATACATGGCATCTCACtcctgaagatgactatgacctggatgactgagacaGTACAGACACCTGCTGTAACACAATGTTTCTCCATCGTGGCCCTCGGagacctgtgtgtttcagatgttgccctgctccaacacacacgAAGTTCTGaaaaagcctgataacgactcTATTTGAATCCGGTGTGTTGGAGCCTGAGCCCgcattttaaaacatgcaggggtccccgaggaccaggattacGTACAAGGACAACAGCCATGGCACCAACACATGTATGCTGATGTATGCTTTACTTTATAACCTCACCACTGAGATACAATTATATGGCATGCGGTCCGGACTTAGGCCTGACTCAGGGACTCGGACATCCCTGTCGTGCATGGTCCTCCATGGGCACCAGCCCTCACTGTACAGCATGAAGCTGTTGCTGCTACTATACTactgttattgtgttttctgctttacatattcaataaaaataattcgTCATGGATACTATGTGATCAGcagtgaaaaataaagtatCAACATTACCCTAAACACCGGGCTACTTCGCCACAATTTCATTTCTGATATACTTGACATATTCCACTCCACAATGTCAGAtgataatttattttctttaacatGACATATTAAATACGATTTAACATACATCACATAACAGAGCTCACACTTTAACCCCTTCCTTTAAGatacaaaaaacaaagcaaGTTACATCTGAATTGTTTACAGGGCTTTCTTGTTTTTGCAGACTGGCCCTGGTGGTTTAATTTGAACTGTCGAACAGTTAAAAACTGACAGCAGTTTTGTCAGAACCATCAGTACCGAGTTTCACATAGGTcacattatcatatattatttaCACATTAGGTCTATTCCAGACTTCTCTCTTAGTGCCGCTTCAGAAACCACTTAAAATCTAAAAGTGGGCTTAATTGCTCCTCCTTGACCAAATGCTGAGTACGAAattatgtgtaaataaaagcaaagaaaaagaagaatattaTTGTGTTACTGCAAGCAGGATTTTACTGGCTGATTTACTATTTGCAGGTAGGTTTTCGAACAGAAGTTTCGCCTGTtttttagtagtagtattttgtAGTAGTATCACTATTATTATGATtagtattattatgattattatttgcGCCACTGTTGATTAATAAAGTAGCAGAACAAATAATGGCAATCAAGCATACATTACGATCATTTGCTGGCTTTTATAATAGTTGTTTTACACACGCAGTCTATTTGAAAATCGACATTTTCACTGTGGATGTCAGTCAATAACTATAACTGTAGGCTATACTCAAAAAGTGAAAGCGCATTTTTTGTTGCCCCCAAAAAGTGATATAAATAGATTTAACTATCATAACATTAGTGGTTTGTTGCTTAtcgtgtgggaaaaaaaaggtccagaTGTCCATTATTCCTGTTAGAACGAGAGTCCACACCGTCTTTtgataaaatgatttattcattaGCGATGAAAACTATTACAGGGTTGGGTGTATTCATTTAGCCTACTAACTTCTGTGTTCTGTGTAGATTCTTCATACAGGAGATATACAATGGTTTGACAGCTACAAATTCAGATTTTTGTATAggccaaaaaaaagtttcactCATTTAAAGTGCACAACCACTGAAGTAAGCAGATGGCCTGCAGAGAAGAACACAGCAAAGGTAGTAGGCTAATTCACAGGAATTAGCTATTTACAAGCTTATCATTGACAACAGAAAaccgaaaaaaaaacaactttaatactagatacagtacattgttCATTGCACTTTGCCACAAATCATAAAATATCAGTTGTATcgtttttcagaaaaaaattgAGTAGATCCACGTTTATAAAATGTACAAGTATACAAGTTAGTCGGTGTTTGACTCGAATCCTCAGGAGTGCCAGTGGGTTTCCTGTGATGTGCAGTTTTCCAGGAGCCGTGTCCGGACGCGTCCTGCGTTCCCCAGTGGAGAGACGTGGTTCagggaggaagcagaggagactTGAAGGAGCAGGAGCCGCTGCAGTGGCGAGGAGTCAACATCTTACAGGAGAAATGGTGCAAAGCGTCGTGAGCTTCTATGAAGAAGGGGATGAAACTATCAATAGTGTACGTGCATGCGAGTGCAGATTcgaaaaatgacacaataatCTCAATCAAGTATTTTATGAGGCTGGATATCAATTATGCGTGCGTCCTATTTGGTTTCACCTTGAGTAAAGTGTCAAAAGAGGCATCTGAGATGCACGTGATTGCTGATAATTAATTTGCACGACTGAGAGAAACTTATATAAACTAATATATGATGATGAGTGAAGTCAAAAATCAAGTTAGCACGAGCAGACGTGAATGAAACAGGGCCGATTTAAACACTTGAGGTCTCAACCTCACCTCTGACGATGTGGAGCTGCTGAACCATCTCCTCTCTGTAGGAAAGCTCCCTCTTCATTTGATCCTGAAAATTATCTGAGGAAGACACAGGCACGGATTTCAGTCACAGTGAGTCTGTGTCCACGCATCACAAGTTTATACAATGATATTAAATCATTCCAAATAAGACACTTTGTTGACAAATCTTACATTTCTGTCATGAATATTCAGAACATCACTGATACATAAAGagttgtgtagtgtagtgttgAAAGTGAAAAGGGTGACAGAATTAATCCACACTGCAGACTCACTCGCCTGTGAGGGGCGCTGTTCTCAAACTAAAGCAAAACCAAAAAATCATAATAACCTTCAGGGCCCCTTAATATTGTAATCTGTATGTTGTGGTGTGGAAATTGTTTAATGCATGATTTATAGTGCAGATTGTGATTTAGcaattttgacaaaatcagTGAAATTTAGTTCTGATAAGACAAAATCACATTTCTGGTTTTTGGATGCAATATACTGTAGTTGAGAGTACAAcgatttat
Encoded proteins:
- the pias1b gene encoding E3 SUMO-protein ligase PIAS1 isoform X1, whose translation is MRSQCKKMAESAELKQMVMSLRVSELQVLLGYAGRNKHGRKHELLTKALHLVKVGCSPAVQMKIKELYRRRFPTKMVSPVDLALPGVHSASSLPAGLAQLGFDSHGSPSPLLPVSLLGPKHELSLPHLPSALHPVHPDVKLQRLPFYDVLDELIKPTSLASDNGQRFQESCYAFALTPHQVQQISSSMDISGTKCDFAVQVQLRFCLSETSCPQEDHFPPNLCVKVNGKPCNLPGYLPPTKNGVEPKRPSRPINLTSLVRLSTTVPNTIVVSWTSEIGRSFSMAVYLVRQQSSAVLLQRLRGKGTRNPDHSRALIKEKLTADPESEIATTSLRVSLLCPLGKMRLTIPCRAITCSHLQCFDATLYIQMNEKKPTWVCPVCDKKAPYEHLIIDGLFMEILNSCSDCDEIQFKEDGNWSPMRSKKEVQEVSASYNDLSRTETHEQKRGSSSDNNKKVDVIDLTLDSSSEDELEDEPPLKRPCPSLSPVSPPPNKGAMNLHSQASPVARAPSMPPVETSYIPPPPPLIQDYRHYYHTASDLPDLNFFSFLQGDNQHYNMVMAAAAAASVTEDHELLLNRFLPYGSSQMLREQPGTPGSSTLAATNGGSNSGSTSSLVSSSSLRDRDKDRERDRDRDSHTISGLSRSSVEAAAAAAAIYGSISDVISLD
- the pias1b gene encoding E3 SUMO-protein ligase PIAS1 isoform X2, coding for MRSQCKKMAESAELKQMVMSLRVSELQVLLGYAGRNKHGRKHELLTKALHLVKVGCSPAVQMKIKELYRRRFPTKMVSPVDLALPGVHSASSLPAGLAQLGFDSHGSPSPLLPVSLLGPKHELSLPHLPSALHPVHPDVKLQRLPFYDVLDELIKPTSLASDNGQRFQESCYAFALTPHQVQQISSSMDISGTKCDFAVQVQLRFCLSETSCPQEDHFPPNLCVKVNGKPCNLPGYLPPTKNGVEPKRPSRPINLTSLVRLSTTVPNTIVVSWTSEIGRSFSMAVYLVRQQSSAVLLQRLRGKGTRNPDHSRALIKEKLTADPESEIATTSLRVSLLCPLGKMRLTIPCRAITCSHLQCFDATLYIQMNEKKPTWVCPVCDKKAPYEHLIIDGLFMEILNSCSDCDEIQFKEDGNWSPMRSKKEVQEVSASYNETHEQKRGSSSDNNKKVDVIDLTLDSSSEDELEDEPPLKRPCPSLSPVSPPPNKGAMNLHSQASPVARAPSMPPVETSYIPPPPPLIQDYRHYYHTASDLPDLNFFSFLQGDNQHYNMVMAAAAAASVTEDHELLLNRFLPYGSSQMLREQPGTPGSSTLAATNGGSNSGSTSSLVSSSSLRDRDKDRERDRDRDSHTISGLSRSSVEAAAAAAAIYGSISDVISLD
- the pias1b gene encoding E3 SUMO-protein ligase PIAS1 isoform X3, with protein sequence MVMSLRVSELQVLLGYAGRNKHGRKHELLTKALHLVKVGCSPAVQMKIKELYRRRFPTKMVSPVDLALPGVHSASSLPAGLAQLGFDSHGSPSPLLPVSLLGPKHELSLPHLPSALHPVHPDVKLQRLPFYDVLDELIKPTSLASDNGQRFQESCYAFALTPHQVQQISSSMDISGTKCDFAVQVQLRFCLSETSCPQEDHFPPNLCVKVNGKPCNLPGYLPPTKNGVEPKRPSRPINLTSLVRLSTTVPNTIVVSWTSEIGRSFSMAVYLVRQQSSAVLLQRLRGKGTRNPDHSRALIKEKLTADPESEIATTSLRVSLLCPLGKMRLTIPCRAITCSHLQCFDATLYIQMNEKKPTWVCPVCDKKAPYEHLIIDGLFMEILNSCSDCDEIQFKEDGNWSPMRSKKEVQEVSASYNDLSRTETHEQKRGSSSDNNKKVDVIDLTLDSSSEDELEDEPPLKRPCPSLSPVSPPPNKGAMNLHSQASPVARAPSMPPVETSYIPPPPPLIQDYRHYYHTASDLPDLNFFSFLQGDNQHYNMVMAAAAAASVTEDHELLLNRFLPYGSSQMLREQPGTPGSSTLAATNGGSNSGSTSSLVSSSSLRDRDKDRERDRDRDSHTISGLSRSSVEAAAAAAAIYGSISDVISLD